The Desulfuromonas versatilis genome has a segment encoding these proteins:
- a CDS encoding ABC transporter ATP-binding protein yields MNDPLVRINDLHLSLVGGGGRVNILRGLDLCVTAGETLAVVGPSGAGKTTLLMVMAGLERPTAGTVQVAGKDLGRLDEDGLARFRREHVGIVFQAFHLVPTMTALENTALPLEFAGDPAGRERAEAALRAVGLAERLHHYPAELSGGEQQRVALARAFVAGPSLLLADEPTGNLDHETGRRIIDLLFSLQSEFGTTLVLVTHDAELAGRCGRRVQMADGRLQAEVDGGPG; encoded by the coding sequence ATGAACGACCCGCTGGTAAGGATTAATGATCTGCATCTGAGTTTAGTCGGAGGCGGCGGCAGGGTCAACATCCTGCGTGGCCTCGACCTTTGCGTCACCGCCGGCGAAACCCTGGCGGTGGTCGGCCCATCCGGGGCGGGCAAGACCACCCTGCTGATGGTCATGGCCGGGCTGGAGCGGCCCACCGCCGGCACGGTGCAGGTCGCCGGCAAGGATTTGGGGCGCCTCGACGAGGATGGCCTGGCCCGCTTTCGCCGCGAGCACGTGGGGATCGTCTTTCAGGCCTTCCACCTGGTCCCGACCATGACCGCCCTGGAAAACACCGCCCTGCCCCTCGAGTTCGCCGGCGACCCCGCCGGCCGCGAGCGGGCCGAGGCGGCCCTGCGGGCCGTCGGGCTCGCCGAGCGCCTGCACCACTACCCCGCCGAACTCTCCGGCGGCGAACAGCAGCGGGTGGCGCTGGCCCGGGCCTTCGTCGCCGGGCCGTCCCTGCTGCTGGCCGACGAGCCGACCGGCAACCTCGACCACGAAACCGGCCGCCGGATCATCGACCTGCTGTTCAGCCTGCAGAGCGAATTCGGCACCACCCTGGTGCTGGTCACCCACGATGCCGAGCTGGCCGGCCGCTGCGGGCGCCGGGTGCAGATGGCCGACGGCCGGCTGCAGGCCGAGGTCGATGGAGGCCCGGGATGA
- a CDS encoding arylesterase — protein sequence MVTDLRRQLQRVVTFGGRLWPLALALCLALCPTVGSADSQASPGTPRVRIAVLGDSLSAGYGLDPAEAFPARLEKALCERGHAVEVLNAGVSGDTTAGGLARLDWTLAAEPDLVLLELGGNDALRGIDPESVEQNLDGILVALEKRQVRVLLAGMRAPRSLGAGYEKSFNAVFPRLAERHQVAFYPFFLAGVAGNPAFNQPDGIHPNAAGVAEITRRILPLVEQLVVEIHQGGIRPNDRKPD from the coding sequence TTGGTTACCGATCTCCGGCGGCAACTGCAGCGCGTTGTTACATTTGGGGGGCGTCTCTGGCCGCTGGCCCTGGCACTTTGCCTGGCCCTGTGCCCCACGGTGGGTTCTGCCGACTCCCAGGCGTCGCCGGGGACGCCCAGGGTGCGCATCGCCGTGCTCGGCGACAGCCTCAGCGCCGGCTACGGGCTGGATCCCGCCGAGGCCTTCCCCGCTCGCCTGGAAAAGGCGCTGTGTGAGCGGGGCCATGCGGTCGAGGTGCTCAATGCCGGGGTTTCCGGCGACACCACCGCCGGCGGCCTGGCCCGGCTCGACTGGACCCTGGCGGCAGAGCCCGACCTGGTGCTGCTCGAGCTGGGAGGCAACGACGCCCTGCGGGGGATCGATCCGGAATCCGTGGAGCAAAATCTCGACGGCATTCTTGTTGCATTAGAGAAACGTCAGGTGCGGGTGCTGCTGGCCGGCATGCGCGCGCCCCGTTCGCTGGGTGCCGGTTACGAGAAGTCCTTCAACGCCGTATTTCCCAGGCTGGCCGAACGCCACCAGGTCGCCTTTTACCCGTTTTTCCTGGCCGGGGTTGCCGGTAATCCCGCCTTCAATCAGCCTGACGGCATCCACCCCAACGCCGCGGGGGTTGCGGAGATCACCCGGCGCATCCTGCCGCTGGTGGAACAGCTGGTGGTCGAAATCCACCAGGGCGGGATCCGGCCAAATGACCGGAAACCGGATTGA
- a CDS encoding sensor domain-containing diguanylate cyclase: MNAIQELLKDNVKLPSPPAIAVRILDAVKKGDSSFGELARIISADPALTAKILKVSNSSFYALSFEVTSIEKALSVLGVEVLKNIALSFVIAKQLRGKGEGGFDFDFFWKRAITAAVAAELVAGLIRRKNDDTFVTGLLQDIGIAVMYFSRPALYLKVLEKKQAGSVATCEVEQGVFGFDHQQLGAELLRAWGLPETIHAPVACHHQCGEVPAALRVQADILLLADKISSVYHGSHSAGKIQQIKALLGDRYKIGGEQIEKLIDSVAEKSVEILSSFEIDPGDMRPFSQILQEANEELGKLNLSYEQLVMEYKQAKEKAERLAQEVMEANEKLREMAFKDGLTGLFNHRYFQELMDKELSRAVRYERPFSLVLFDIDHFKKINDTYGHPRGDIVLKTMGAMIGKFMRTADIAARYGGEEFAVVLPETDIKGARVMAERLRRGIEQNEVLAEGETIRVTVSIGITSFVPGMPIKGKAEMIDAADRALYQSKRQGRNRVSLEELPGAAA, translated from the coding sequence ATGAATGCCATCCAGGAACTTCTCAAGGACAATGTCAAACTGCCGTCCCCGCCGGCGATCGCCGTGCGGATCCTTGACGCGGTCAAGAAGGGCGATTCCAGCTTCGGTGAGCTGGCTCGCATCATTTCCGCCGACCCCGCCCTGACCGCGAAAATCCTCAAGGTGTCCAACTCCTCCTTCTATGCCCTGAGCTTCGAGGTGACCAGCATCGAAAAGGCCCTCAGCGTGCTGGGGGTGGAGGTGCTGAAGAACATCGCCCTCTCCTTCGTCATCGCCAAACAGCTGCGCGGCAAAGGGGAAGGGGGCTTCGATTTCGATTTCTTCTGGAAGCGGGCGATCACCGCCGCGGTCGCCGCCGAGCTGGTCGCCGGGCTGATCCGGCGCAAGAATGACGATACCTTCGTCACCGGGCTGCTGCAGGACATCGGCATCGCCGTCATGTATTTCAGCCGCCCCGCCCTGTACCTGAAGGTACTCGAGAAAAAGCAGGCCGGCAGCGTCGCGACCTGCGAAGTGGAGCAGGGGGTGTTCGGCTTCGACCACCAGCAGCTGGGGGCGGAGCTGCTGCGGGCCTGGGGGCTGCCCGAAACCATTCACGCCCCGGTGGCCTGCCACCACCAGTGCGGCGAAGTCCCTGCGGCCCTGCGGGTGCAGGCCGACATCCTGCTGCTGGCCGACAAGATCTCCTCGGTCTATCACGGCTCGCACAGCGCCGGCAAGATCCAGCAGATCAAGGCGCTGCTCGGCGATCGCTACAAGATCGGCGGCGAACAGATCGAGAAGCTCATCGACAGCGTCGCCGAAAAAAGCGTCGAGATCCTCTCCTCCTTCGAGATCGACCCGGGCGACATGCGCCCCTTCTCCCAGATCCTCCAGGAGGCCAACGAGGAACTGGGCAAGCTCAACCTCTCCTACGAGCAGCTGGTGATGGAATACAAGCAGGCCAAGGAAAAGGCCGAACGGCTCGCCCAGGAGGTCATGGAGGCCAACGAGAAGCTGCGCGAGATGGCTTTCAAAGACGGTCTGACCGGGCTGTTCAACCACCGCTATTTCCAGGAGCTGATGGACAAGGAGCTGAGCCGGGCGGTGCGCTACGAGCGCCCCTTTTCGCTGGTGCTCTTCGATATCGACCATTTCAAGAAGATCAACGACACCTACGGCCATCCCCGTGGCGACATCGTCCTCAAGACCATGGGGGCCATGATCGGCAAGTTCATGCGCACCGCGGACATCGCTGCCCGCTACGGCGGGGAGGAGTTCGCCGTGGTGCTGCCCGAAACCGACATCAAGGGGGCGCGGGTGATGGCCGAGCGCCTGCGGCGGGGGATCGAGCAGAACGAGGTCCTGGCCGAGGGCGAAACCATCCGGGTCACGGTCAGCATCGGCATCACCAGTTTCGTCCCCGGGATGCCCATCAAGGGCAAGGCCGAGATGATCGACGCCGCCGACCGCGCCCTCTACCAGTCCAAGCGCCAGGGGCGCAATCGGGTCAGCCTCGAGGAACTGCCGGGCGCCGCGGCCTGA
- a CDS encoding DUF4388 domain-containing protein, whose amino-acid sequence MSHIRGDLSLLSLAEIVSGAETLGKTGVLRILRDGVEKRFYFQQGGVVFVTSTLAGERFGEFLADIGCLDLVRMQGLVEESRRRGVRFTYDLLAEKVFEKKALETALSQLVVIALAEALSWQSGTIEFGSELPPSILSGPIHIRVEDALARARQAAGI is encoded by the coding sequence GTGAGTCATATCCGTGGGGATCTGAGCCTGCTATCGCTGGCCGAGATAGTCTCCGGCGCGGAGACCCTGGGCAAGACCGGGGTCCTGCGGATCTTGCGCGACGGGGTCGAGAAACGTTTCTATTTTCAGCAGGGGGGCGTAGTTTTCGTAACTTCCACCCTGGCCGGCGAACGCTTCGGCGAGTTTCTGGCCGATATCGGCTGCCTCGACCTGGTGCGGATGCAGGGGCTGGTCGAGGAGAGCCGAAGACGAGGGGTGCGCTTCACCTACGACCTGTTGGCGGAGAAGGTGTTTGAAAAGAAGGCTCTGGAGACCGCCCTGTCGCAGCTGGTGGTCATCGCCCTGGCCGAAGCCCTCAGCTGGCAGAGCGGCACTATCGAATTCGGCAGCGAGCTGCCCCCGTCCATCCTCAGCGGACCGATTCATATCCGCGTCGAGGATGCCCTGGCCAGGGCCCGCCAGGCGGCGGGGATCTAG
- a CDS encoding ATP-binding protein: protein MSRKLALVVDDNADDRRLLKHYLEQRGYATLQAGNGEAALEAAQASPPDLIVSDALMPDMDGFQLLRRVRHSSRLKLTPFIFYSAVYTGQRDQELALSLGADAFIVKPKEPEAFWRELDAALARNHAARRAAAEELPDEESFLRKYSAIVARKVEEKVAELKRTQAELELGERKYRNIFNSITDVILVSDFTRRVIDANRPALDTLFGYSLEEVRGTSAQRFYAEEADFEAVGCFFIEASCPREPLEVLGLRKDGSTFAAEVRGLRLSDESGQELADITIWRDISERRRTAQELRQALAAAKESREQIDAILRSVADGLLVTDGENRLIMMNRPAEDLLGVSMEEAFQKPIGTVIRQSALQQHLAVLSGTSGETLLDLELTDKSRGEIRIIQAHTAPVQSRSAGKTGVITILRDVTRDREITRLKSEFISIAAHELRTPLASVMGFAELLLVQGEALDAEQRREFQNYIFEKACVLEKIIDDLLDLSRIESGRPLQLEKAPCDLRRTIEGLVGQYRKESARHRFELQLAEGPAVLDLDQGKIVQVLENLLSNAVKYSPRGGSIQVTGAPLEHHYQVRIADQGVGMTPEQLERVFDKFYRADTSDTAVPGLGLGMSIVKVIIEDHGGDIRVESQPGLGTQVTFRLPLGDNGSRGPG, encoded by the coding sequence ATGAGCCGCAAACTGGCCCTGGTGGTCGACGACAACGCCGATGACCGCCGCCTGCTCAAACACTACCTCGAGCAGCGCGGCTACGCTACCCTGCAGGCCGGCAACGGCGAGGCCGCGCTCGAGGCGGCCCAGGCCTCGCCCCCCGACCTGATCGTCTCCGACGCCCTGATGCCGGACATGGACGGATTTCAACTGCTGCGCCGGGTCCGCCACTCCTCCCGCCTGAAACTGACCCCGTTCATCTTCTACTCGGCGGTCTACACCGGCCAGCGCGACCAGGAACTGGCCCTGTCGCTGGGGGCGGACGCCTTCATCGTCAAGCCCAAGGAGCCCGAGGCCTTCTGGCGTGAACTCGACGCCGCCCTCGCCCGCAACCACGCCGCCCGCCGGGCGGCCGCCGAAGAGCTCCCCGACGAGGAATCGTTCCTGCGCAAGTACAGCGCCATCGTCGCCCGCAAGGTGGAGGAGAAGGTCGCGGAGCTGAAACGGACCCAGGCAGAACTTGAGCTGGGCGAGCGCAAGTACCGCAACATCTTCAACAGCATCACCGACGTCATCCTGGTCTCCGATTTCACCCGCCGGGTGATCGACGCCAACCGTCCCGCCCTGGACACCCTGTTCGGCTATTCCCTCGAGGAGGTGCGGGGGACCAGCGCGCAGCGATTCTACGCCGAGGAAGCTGATTTCGAGGCGGTGGGCTGTTTCTTCATCGAGGCGAGCTGCCCCCGGGAGCCGCTGGAGGTGCTCGGCCTGCGCAAGGACGGCTCCACCTTCGCCGCGGAGGTCAGGGGACTGCGGCTGAGCGACGAGAGCGGCCAGGAACTGGCGGATATCACCATCTGGAGAGACATCAGCGAGCGGCGCCGGACCGCCCAGGAACTGCGCCAGGCCCTTGCCGCCGCCAAGGAGTCACGGGAGCAGATCGACGCCATTTTGCGTTCGGTGGCCGACGGGCTGCTGGTAACCGACGGGGAAAACCGCCTGATCATGATGAACCGGCCCGCCGAGGACCTGCTCGGGGTCAGCATGGAGGAAGCCTTCCAGAAGCCGATCGGCACGGTCATCCGGCAAAGCGCCCTGCAGCAGCACCTGGCCGTGCTCAGCGGCACCAGCGGGGAAACCCTGCTCGACCTCGAGCTGACGGACAAAAGCCGGGGCGAGATCCGCATCATCCAGGCCCACACGGCGCCGGTGCAAAGCAGAAGCGCGGGGAAAACCGGGGTCATCACCATCCTGCGCGACGTCACCAGGGACCGGGAAATCACCCGGCTGAAGAGCGAGTTCATCTCCATCGCCGCCCACGAGTTGCGCACCCCCCTGGCCTCGGTGATGGGTTTTGCCGAACTGCTGCTGGTCCAGGGCGAGGCCCTGGACGCGGAGCAGCGCAGGGAGTTTCAAAACTACATCTTCGAAAAGGCCTGCGTGTTGGAGAAGATCATCGACGACCTGCTCGACCTCAGCCGCATCGAGTCGGGGCGACCTTTGCAACTGGAAAAAGCCCCCTGCGATCTGCGCCGAACCATCGAGGGCCTGGTCGGTCAGTACCGCAAGGAATCCGCCAGGCACCGGTTCGAGTTGCAGTTGGCCGAGGGCCCCGCCGTATTGGATCTGGATCAGGGGAAGATCGTGCAGGTTCTGGAAAATCTGCTGAGCAATGCGGTGAAATACTCCCCCCGGGGGGGATCTATCCAAGTCACGGGGGCGCCACTGGAGCACCATTACCAGGTGCGGATCGCGGACCAGGGGGTCGGCATGACCCCCGAGCAGCTGGAGCGGGTGTTCGACAAGTTCTACCGGGCCGACACCTCGGACACGGCGGTTCCCGGACTGGGCCTGGGGATGAGCATCGTCAAGGTCATCATCGAGGACCACGGCGGAGACATTCGCGTGGAGAGCCAGCCGGGGCTGGGGACCCAGGTGACCTTCAGGCTTCCCCTGGGGGACAACGGCAGTCGCGGCCCGGGCTAG
- a CDS encoding response regulator — translation MKQVLVIEDNPENLRLISYALKRGGYGIVSAETGEEGIELVASTRPEFIIVDISLPGIDGLEVTRRIRRGEAEGRIPIIAITSLAMAGDRERVLEAGCDGYFEKPIDPLTIMERIHRITGAQR, via the coding sequence ATGAAGCAAGTACTGGTCATCGAGGACAACCCGGAGAACCTGCGGCTGATCAGCTACGCGCTGAAACGGGGGGGATACGGGATCGTCTCCGCCGAAACCGGCGAAGAGGGGATCGAGCTGGTGGCCAGCACCCGACCCGAGTTCATCATCGTCGATATCAGCCTGCCGGGGATCGACGGCCTGGAGGTCACCCGGCGCATCCGCCGCGGGGAAGCCGAGGGGCGAATCCCGATCATCGCCATCACCTCTCTGGCCATGGCCGGCGACCGGGAACGGGTGCTGGAGGCCGGCTGCGACGGCTATTTCGAAAAGCCCATCGACCCACTGACGATCATGGAGCGCATCCACCGGATCACCGGAGCGCAGCGATGA
- a CDS encoding GAF domain-containing sensor histidine kinase: MPTPSGNLDRPQSLASKGEPLRALFESLGDPPLALLAPDGRMLLCNAGARRLFGISPDEPEGLPLAALLADPDPTIPMANQALQDTTELGFLETSCLCRRRDGSTFRARLELRALRPAAGKLEGFSLRVRPGNRDQDEAGRAQRIGRLYRVLSEINQLVVEVRDREELLQQACRLSVEQGLFAMTWIGLADHGARKVRPVACHGMDHAYLSAFSAVVNRTAEGRKLSWNAIRKGAHFVCNDIFADPRMAPIHAEARRLGYRASAIFPIHSQGRVVGTLCIFSTETGFFDAEEVGLLEKLAANLSFALEKMDQERQRMSTLSALRESEERFRATFEQAAVGLAHVSPDGHWLRVNQRLCEIVGYQEQELLELTFQEITHSEDLDADLASVQQMLAGEITTYSMDKRFIRKSGEPIWIELTVALVRELQGEPKYFIKVVEDISERKRAEEALRKRAEEMTILNRLNSRVSNSLAPTRVIEAALDDILESLQPDLALFYLLENDQLVLQQDRTSRLSFAREEAAVKQIGNCLCGLAARGKKPIFSHDIRLDSRCTLEECKQAGVRSFAALPLVSAGSLLGVLSIGWVNRVNFSDQAVFLETLASQTAIGLHNALLHDRVRRHAADLEQQVSTRTAELQESRQALIAVIHDLNRKTGELAEANRRLKEVDRLKSLFIASMSHELRTPLNSIIGFSSILLDEWAGPLNEEQKENLSSVLRSGRHLLALINDVIDVSKIEAGQLDIQYQRFNLQEVIDEAVEALSAETAAKGLRLEVESVSLEMFGDRVRLLQCLLNLLSNAVKYTNKGFVRIAATPLHDAGKVEIAVEDSGVGIREQDRSLLLEPFTRLDSPLKKRVPGTGLGLYLTRKLATEVLLGSFDFTSTEGQGSRFTLRVPISAEGA; this comes from the coding sequence ATGCCGACGCCTTCCGGCAATCTCGACCGACCCCAATCCCTTGCCTCCAAGGGGGAACCCCTTCGCGCCCTGTTTGAATCTTTAGGCGACCCGCCTCTCGCCCTGCTCGCCCCCGACGGACGGATGTTGCTGTGCAATGCCGGCGCCCGGCGCCTGTTCGGCATCTCGCCCGATGAGCCCGAAGGGCTGCCCCTGGCTGCGCTTCTGGCCGACCCTGACCCCACCATCCCCATGGCCAACCAAGCCCTGCAGGACACGACGGAATTGGGTTTCCTTGAGACAAGCTGCCTGTGCCGGCGCCGGGACGGATCGACCTTCCGCGCCCGCCTGGAGCTTAGGGCACTGCGCCCTGCGGCAGGAAAGCTGGAAGGGTTTTCCCTGCGGGTGCGCCCGGGCAACCGGGACCAGGACGAAGCCGGAAGGGCCCAGCGGATCGGCAGGCTTTACCGGGTCTTGAGCGAAATCAATCAGCTGGTGGTGGAGGTGCGCGACCGCGAGGAGCTGCTCCAGCAGGCCTGCCGCCTGAGCGTGGAGCAGGGCCTGTTCGCCATGACCTGGATCGGCCTGGCCGACCACGGCGCCCGCAAGGTGCGCCCGGTGGCCTGCCACGGCATGGATCATGCCTACCTGAGCGCCTTCAGCGCCGTGGTTAACCGCACCGCCGAGGGGCGCAAGCTCTCCTGGAACGCCATCCGCAAGGGGGCACATTTCGTCTGCAACGATATTTTCGCCGATCCCCGCATGGCCCCGATCCACGCCGAGGCGCGCCGCCTCGGTTACCGAGCCTCGGCGATTTTCCCAATCCACTCCCAGGGACGGGTGGTCGGGACGCTGTGCATCTTCTCCACCGAAACAGGTTTTTTCGACGCCGAGGAGGTGGGGCTGCTGGAAAAGCTCGCCGCCAACCTCTCCTTTGCCCTGGAAAAGATGGACCAGGAGCGCCAGCGCATGTCGACCCTGTCGGCGCTGCGCGAGAGCGAGGAGCGCTTTCGCGCCACCTTCGAGCAGGCGGCCGTCGGCCTTGCCCACGTCTCCCCGGATGGCCACTGGCTGCGGGTCAACCAACGGCTGTGCGAGATCGTCGGCTACCAGGAGCAGGAGCTGCTCGAGCTGACCTTCCAGGAAATCACCCACTCCGAGGACCTGGATGCCGATCTGGCCAGCGTCCAGCAGATGCTCGCCGGAGAGATCACCACCTACTCCATGGACAAGCGCTTCATCCGCAAAAGCGGCGAACCGATCTGGATCGAACTGACCGTCGCCCTGGTGCGCGAGCTGCAGGGGGAACCCAAGTACTTCATCAAGGTGGTGGAGGATATTTCCGAACGCAAACGGGCCGAGGAGGCATTGCGCAAACGGGCCGAGGAGATGACCATTCTCAACCGGCTCAACAGCCGGGTCAGCAACAGCCTGGCCCCGACCAGGGTGATCGAGGCGGCGCTCGACGACATCCTCGAGTCGCTGCAGCCCGACCTGGCGCTGTTTTACCTGCTGGAGAACGACCAGCTGGTGCTGCAGCAGGACCGCACTTCCCGGCTCAGCTTCGCCCGCGAGGAGGCGGCGGTGAAGCAGATCGGCAACTGCCTCTGCGGTCTGGCCGCCAGGGGGAAAAAGCCGATTTTTTCCCACGACATCCGCCTGGACAGCCGCTGCACCCTCGAGGAATGCAAGCAGGCCGGGGTGCGCTCCTTCGCCGCCCTGCCCCTGGTCAGCGCCGGAAGCCTGCTCGGGGTACTCAGCATCGGCTGGGTCAATCGGGTCAATTTCTCCGATCAGGCGGTGTTTCTCGAAACCCTGGCCAGCCAGACCGCCATCGGCCTGCACAACGCCCTGCTCCACGACCGGGTCCGCAGGCACGCCGCCGACCTGGAGCAGCAGGTCAGCACGCGAACCGCCGAACTCCAGGAAAGCCGCCAGGCCCTGATCGCCGTCATCCACGACCTGAACCGCAAAACCGGGGAACTGGCCGAGGCCAACCGGCGGCTCAAGGAGGTGGACCGGCTCAAATCGCTGTTCATCGCCTCGATGAGCCACGAGCTGCGCACCCCGCTCAATTCGATCATCGGCTTCTCCAGCATCCTGCTCGACGAGTGGGCCGGCCCCCTCAACGAGGAGCAGAAGGAGAACCTCTCCAGCGTGCTGCGTTCGGGGCGCCACCTGCTGGCCCTGATCAACGACGTCATCGACGTCTCCAAGATCGAAGCCGGCCAGCTCGACATTCAATACCAGCGATTCAACCTGCAGGAGGTCATCGACGAGGCAGTGGAAGCGCTGAGCGCCGAAACCGCTGCCAAGGGCTTGCGCCTGGAGGTCGAGTCGGTCTCTCTGGAGATGTTCGGCGATCGGGTGCGGCTGCTGCAATGCCTGCTCAACCTGCTGAGCAACGCCGTAAAATATACCAACAAAGGGTTCGTGCGGATCGCCGCCACCCCGCTGCACGATGCGGGGAAGGTGGAAATCGCCGTGGAGGACAGCGGCGTCGGTATCCGCGAGCAGGACCGCAGCCTGCTGCTCGAGCCCTTTACCCGCCTCGACTCGCCGCTGAAGAAGCGGGTCCCCGGCACCGGCCTGGGCCTCTACCTGACCCGTAAGCTGGCGACCGAGGTGTTGCTGGGGAGCTTCGATTTCACCAGCACAGAGGGGCAGGGAAGCCGATTCACGCTCAGGGTTCCAATATCCGCGGAGGGGGCATGA
- a CDS encoding DUF2726 domain-containing protein, which translates to MAENYDLMLLGMLVVLVALGLLLLGRLIARRSAARPVYEAVSPLLGEAERVLLGALEQALGGGYRVLCLVRLADLVGVRSQLRGGRRQKAQQAIDGERVDFVICRRDELSPAAVVELDKSGRFGGTREGRDALVALALEQAGVPLVRVPAQGAYAVEELKGRLKPLLQPGAAFAGGALPAEDEWTLGRVSAGWEDEPEDWGFENGRRHPRPAPAETRAETPRVAARVAATPAGSPQEHRPRCPACGAEMIRRRVTEGKNAGTIFWGCSGFPECRKVLPIDKSQSA; encoded by the coding sequence ATGGCGGAGAATTATGACCTGATGCTGCTGGGGATGTTGGTGGTTCTGGTGGCCCTGGGACTGTTGCTGCTGGGGCGGCTGATCGCCAGACGCAGCGCGGCGCGTCCCGTATATGAAGCTGTCTCGCCATTGTTGGGCGAGGCCGAGCGGGTCCTGCTCGGGGCTTTGGAGCAGGCTCTGGGTGGGGGCTACCGGGTGCTGTGCCTGGTGCGCCTGGCCGACCTGGTCGGAGTGCGCAGCCAGTTGCGGGGAGGCCGACGCCAGAAAGCCCAGCAGGCCATCGACGGCGAAAGGGTCGACTTCGTGATCTGCCGCAGGGATGAGCTGTCCCCGGCGGCGGTTGTGGAGTTGGACAAGTCGGGCCGCTTCGGCGGCACCCGGGAAGGCCGCGATGCCCTGGTGGCCCTGGCTCTGGAGCAGGCGGGAGTCCCCCTGGTGCGGGTGCCGGCCCAGGGTGCCTACGCGGTGGAGGAACTCAAGGGGCGGCTCAAGCCGCTGCTGCAGCCCGGCGCCGCGTTTGCCGGGGGAGCGCTCCCGGCCGAGGACGAATGGACGCTGGGGCGGGTCTCCGCGGGGTGGGAAGACGAGCCGGAGGACTGGGGCTTCGAAAATGGCCGCCGCCACCCCCGGCCGGCTCCCGCCGAAACCCGGGCGGAAACGCCGCGGGTGGCGGCAAGGGTCGCCGCGACCCCGGCGGGATCGCCACAGGAGCACAGGCCGCGCTGCCCGGCCTGCGGCGCCGAGATGATCCGGCGGCGGGTGACCGAGGGGAAAAACGCCGGCACCATCTTCTGGGGGTGTTCCGGGTTCCCCGAGTGCCGCAAGGTGCTGCCCATCGACAAGAGCCAGTCAGCATGA